The following coding sequences lie in one Synechococcus sp. CC9902 genomic window:
- a CDS encoding phosphatidate cytidylyltransferase: MIIEVYPSVDQPRSTESSRKRLLSGLAVGGFGLVVVCLGGWWFTAAVGILVHLGLLEFFRMAQFKGMRPATKTTLVACQLLLFSTQWAAVSGGLHAELSSAVLPISGAAICAWLLLQPVTGSIADVAASIFGLFYLGFLPSHWLSLRNLTLVELTPGTSELCTSGLAITLSACLMIVCSDIGSWAFGRRWGRRPLSPISPGKTVEGALGGCLCAMAMGEVCALVMGWPYFGLPGLLLGALVALIAMVGDLTESMMKRDAGVKDSGDVLPGHGGILDRIDSYLFTPAVVYYVVALIQPLLVR; the protein is encoded by the coding sequence GTGATCATCGAGGTCTATCCATCAGTTGATCAACCACGATCGACAGAGTCCTCACGCAAACGACTGTTAAGCGGATTAGCCGTTGGTGGTTTTGGCCTCGTTGTTGTCTGCCTTGGTGGGTGGTGGTTCACCGCAGCCGTCGGGATTCTGGTGCATCTCGGCCTGTTGGAATTTTTCCGCATGGCCCAATTCAAGGGGATGCGTCCTGCTACAAAAACCACCCTGGTGGCCTGCCAACTGCTGTTATTCAGCACCCAATGGGCAGCTGTATCTGGAGGATTGCATGCAGAGCTCTCCTCAGCCGTCTTGCCGATATCTGGAGCAGCCATTTGTGCATGGTTGCTTCTGCAGCCAGTAACTGGCTCTATCGCCGATGTTGCAGCGTCAATCTTTGGTTTGTTTTATCTGGGATTTTTACCGAGTCACTGGCTATCGCTTCGGAATCTCACGCTGGTGGAACTCACGCCAGGCACCTCAGAACTCTGCACAAGTGGACTTGCAATCACCTTGTCGGCATGTCTGATGATTGTGTGCAGCGACATCGGCTCCTGGGCCTTTGGACGTCGCTGGGGGAGACGTCCGTTATCACCAATCTCACCTGGGAAAACAGTGGAAGGTGCCCTAGGCGGATGTCTTTGTGCCATGGCCATGGGGGAGGTTTGCGCCCTTGTGATGGGGTGGCCTTATTTCGGTTTACCCGGACTCCTCCTTGGCGCCCTCGTCGCCCTCATCGCCATGGTGGGGGACCTCACCGAATCCATGATGAAACGCGACGCTGGCGTCAAAGATTCCGGTGATGTTTTGCCCGGCCACGGTGGAATCCTCGATCGAATCGACAGTTATTTGTTCACCCCAGCCGTGGTGTATTACGTCGTGGCGCTGATTCAGCCTCTACTGGTTCGATGA
- a CDS encoding LmeA family phospholipid-binding protein, whose translation MADPLMTLLAGALKLWVRSRCDRLGSLDLTLHGSAFTLMRGRLEGVTLKARDVGFKGLPLQHVQLRSGPITVDVNVLSPGQRLALQHTFQVEGDVSISGGALNDALLAEPWRWLGDWLAEQLMGLTTLGALNIQNDRMELQSSVVAHREPVRRCFKIDASDNTLRFRSHDSEDASSMLLPMDPGIKITHASLQGGQLHLQGCADVTP comes from the coding sequence ATGGCTGACCCTTTAATGACGCTTCTGGCTGGAGCTCTAAAGCTTTGGGTCCGTAGTCGTTGTGATCGGCTCGGCAGTTTGGACCTCACCCTCCATGGATCAGCATTCACGTTGATGCGTGGTCGCCTTGAAGGGGTCACATTGAAGGCCCGTGATGTGGGGTTTAAGGGCTTGCCACTTCAGCATGTTCAACTCCGCAGTGGTCCGATCACTGTGGATGTGAATGTGCTTAGTCCTGGGCAAAGGCTGGCTCTCCAGCACACTTTTCAAGTGGAGGGAGATGTGTCGATCAGTGGCGGTGCATTGAACGATGCCTTGCTGGCGGAGCCATGGCGTTGGCTTGGTGATTGGCTTGCTGAACAGCTCATGGGCCTCACAACCCTGGGTGCCTTAAACATCCAGAACGATCGAATGGAGCTCCAATCTTCAGTGGTGGCTCATCGAGAACCCGTGCGTCGTTGCTTCAAGATCGATGCCTCAGACAACACGTTGCGGTTTCGATCACACGATTCTGAGGATGCCTCATCAATGCTGCTGCCGATGGATCCTGGTATCAAAATCACCCATGCGTCTCTTCAGGGGGGACAACTCCATCTCCAAGGTTGTGCTGATGTCACACCTTGA
- a CDS encoding alpha/beta fold hydrolase — protein sequence MKRLLEELRPGLLDPQAGALTDAVEWWSLPSLGVDDPFPVAVLGEGDPLLLLHGFDSSFLEYRRLAPLLSGRFQLIIPDLFGFGFSPRPLTATYGTEPVMLHLEALLNKLPSSGPVSVIGASMGGSVAVELARRVPERVRSLLLLAPAGLSGRRMPVPPLLDRFGAWFLSRPGVRRGLCRQAFADPDSSVGAAEEQIASLHLQCPGWAQALAAFARGGGFAGSGSPLPSQPLHVIWGAQDRILREPQKRAALEILAEPVETFEDCGHLPHLDHPQRVAERCFTFFDHG from the coding sequence TTGAAACGTCTTCTAGAGGAGCTTCGTCCAGGCTTGTTGGATCCCCAAGCCGGTGCCCTTACCGATGCCGTCGAATGGTGGTCGCTCCCGTCCTTGGGTGTCGACGATCCCTTTCCTGTGGCGGTCTTGGGAGAGGGTGATCCCCTTCTTCTCCTGCACGGCTTCGACAGCAGCTTTTTGGAGTATCGGCGCTTGGCGCCATTGTTATCCGGTCGTTTTCAACTGATCATTCCGGATCTATTTGGTTTTGGTTTTTCGCCTCGCCCCCTCACTGCCACCTACGGCACTGAGCCGGTCATGCTGCATTTGGAAGCTCTTCTAAACAAGTTGCCATCATCGGGCCCTGTATCGGTGATTGGTGCATCAATGGGAGGCTCGGTGGCCGTGGAACTGGCTCGTCGTGTTCCCGAGCGGGTGCGGTCACTGTTGCTCCTTGCCCCCGCTGGCTTGTCGGGTCGGCGCATGCCCGTGCCACCTCTCCTTGATCGTTTTGGAGCTTGGTTCTTGAGTCGGCCTGGGGTGCGGCGTGGGCTGTGTCGACAGGCCTTTGCTGATCCCGACTCCTCGGTGGGAGCCGCGGAAGAACAAATTGCGTCACTCCATCTTCAATGTCCCGGTTGGGCCCAAGCTTTGGCAGCCTTTGCCCGCGGCGGTGGCTTCGCTGGCAGTGGTTCGCCCTTACCGTCTCAACCACTCCATGTGATCTGGGGTGCGCAGGACAGAATTCTGCGGGAACCGCAAAAGCGGGCTGCCCTTGAGATTCTGGCTGAGCCCGTGGAAACGTTTGAAGACTGTGGGCATTTGCCACACCTCGATCACCCCCAACGCGTTGCCGAGCGCTGTTTCACTTTTTTTGACCATGGCTGA
- a CDS encoding iron-containing alcohol dehydrogenase family protein, whose amino-acid sequence MVSPISSQAIAPTTLLRGQGAWGEALPYITQLCQRPLLLGRSMATQPLRDQLSSDLEFLGLSVTASNLRFDCCEVDLHRLADEAQSCDAILAAGGGKVLDAGKLLAHRLKLPCITVPLSAATCAGWTALANLYTPDGAFERDVVLDRCPDLLVFDHAFVRQAPPRTLASGIADALAKWYEASVSSADSRDGLVQQAVQMARVLRDQLLIDSPVAIADSTSAAWERTIESCGLTAGVMGGLGGARCRTVAAHAVHNGLTQLSACHHMLHGEKVGFGILVQLRLEERLGNNRLAAQAHRQLKPVLESLGLPVCLDDLGLANASPSDLQTVCEFACQDGSDLHHLPFPVTPAALVDALIGLSERSPVPS is encoded by the coding sequence ATGGTTTCGCCCATTTCTTCCCAGGCCATTGCCCCAACAACACTGTTGAGGGGGCAAGGTGCCTGGGGTGAAGCCCTGCCTTACATCACTCAGCTGTGTCAGCGCCCCTTGTTACTGGGTCGTTCCATGGCCACACAACCACTGCGAGACCAACTCAGTTCCGACCTTGAGTTCCTTGGACTCTCTGTCACAGCATCAAACCTTCGATTTGATTGCTGTGAAGTCGATCTTCATCGTCTTGCCGATGAAGCTCAATCCTGCGATGCAATCCTGGCTGCTGGTGGTGGAAAGGTTCTCGATGCAGGAAAACTTCTTGCCCATCGTCTAAAGCTGCCCTGCATCACGGTTCCGTTGAGTGCTGCCACCTGTGCAGGCTGGACAGCATTGGCCAATCTCTACACACCAGACGGTGCCTTTGAGCGCGATGTCGTGTTGGATCGTTGTCCTGACTTATTGGTGTTTGACCACGCGTTTGTACGCCAAGCACCACCGCGAACATTGGCTAGTGGAATCGCAGATGCTCTCGCGAAGTGGTACGAGGCATCTGTAAGTAGTGCGGATAGCCGTGATGGGTTGGTCCAGCAAGCGGTGCAAATGGCACGGGTGTTGCGCGACCAATTGTTGATCGACAGCCCAGTTGCTATTGCAGATTCCACCAGTGCTGCTTGGGAGCGCACCATTGAATCCTGTGGCTTAACGGCAGGGGTCATGGGAGGACTTGGTGGTGCTCGCTGCCGCACCGTCGCAGCTCATGCCGTGCACAACGGCCTGACCCAACTTTCTGCCTGCCATCACATGCTGCATGGAGAAAAGGTGGGATTTGGAATTTTGGTGCAGCTGCGTTTAGAGGAGCGTCTCGGCAACAACCGGCTTGCCGCCCAGGCCCACCGTCAGCTCAAGCCCGTTTTAGAGAGCCTCGGTCTTCCTGTGTGTCTTGATGATTTGGGTCTGGCGAACGCCAGCCCTAGCGATCTTCAAACCGTGTGTGAGTTTGCCTGTCAAGACGGTTCCGATCTTCATCATCTGCCTTTTCCGGTGACCCCTGCTGCGCTGGTCGACGCTTTGATTGGACTGTCTGAACGCAGCCCAGTGCCATCTTGA
- a CDS encoding ATP-dependent Clp protease ATP-binding subunit, giving the protein MFERFTEKAIKVIMLAQEEARRLGHNFVGTEQILLGLIGEGTGVAAKVLKSMGVNLKDARIEVEKIIGRGSGFVAVEIPFTPRAKRVLELSLEEARQLGHNYIGTEHLLLGLIREGEGVAARVLENLGVDLAKVRTQVIRMLGETAEVTAGGGGGGAKGSTKTPTLDEFGTNLTQMATESKLDPVVGRYNEIDRVIQILGRRTKNNPVLIGEPGVGKTAIAEGLAQRIQQGDIPDILEDKRVLTLDIGLLVAGTKYRGEFEERLKKIMEEIKSAGNVILVIDEVHTLIGAGAAEGAIDAANILKPALARGELQCIGATTLDEYRKHIERDAALERRFQPVNVGEPSIDDTIEILRGLRERYEQHHRLKITDEALVAAATLGDRYISDRFLPDKAIDLIDEAGSRVRLMNSKLPPEAKEVDKELRTVQKDKEDAVRDQDFAKAGELREKEVELREKIRALMQTSRSSSEEGSSDESAVSTPAVVDTTPMVSEEDIAHIVASWTGVPVQKLTESESVKLLNMEETLHQRLIGQDEAVKAVSKAIRRARVGLKNPNRPIASFIFSGPTGVGKTELTKALATYFFGSEEAMIRLDMSEFMERHTVSKLIGSPPGYVGFNEGGQLTEAVRRRPYTVVLFDEIEKAHPDVFNLLLQLLEDGRLTDSKGRTVDFKNTLVIMTSNIGSKVIEKGGGGLGFEFSGESAEDSQYTRIRSLVNEELKQYFRPEFLNRLDEIIVFRQLNREEVKEIAEIMLKEVFGRMGEKGITLTVSDAFKERLVEEGYNPAYGARPLRRAVMRLLEDSLAEEVLTGRIKDGDHAEVDVDENKKVVVRHKGRVDSQPELAGAAV; this is encoded by the coding sequence ATGTTCGAACGGTTTACCGAGAAGGCCATCAAAGTGATCATGCTGGCCCAAGAGGAAGCTCGAAGGCTTGGTCACAACTTCGTCGGAACTGAGCAAATTTTGCTTGGTTTGATCGGCGAAGGCACAGGTGTCGCCGCCAAAGTTTTGAAGTCGATGGGCGTCAACCTCAAAGACGCTCGAATTGAAGTTGAGAAAATCATTGGGCGTGGATCGGGTTTTGTAGCGGTTGAAATTCCTTTCACACCACGTGCCAAGCGTGTCTTGGAACTCTCTTTAGAAGAAGCTCGTCAGCTTGGTCATAACTACATCGGTACAGAGCATCTCCTCCTTGGCCTGATTCGCGAGGGTGAAGGTGTTGCTGCGCGTGTTCTGGAAAATCTTGGTGTCGACCTTGCGAAGGTTCGCACTCAAGTGATCCGCATGCTGGGTGAAACCGCCGAAGTCACTGCAGGTGGCGGTGGCGGTGGTGCAAAGGGCTCCACCAAGACTCCGACGTTGGACGAGTTTGGTACCAACCTCACCCAAATGGCCACCGAGTCGAAGTTGGACCCTGTGGTGGGTCGTTACAACGAAATCGACCGTGTGATTCAAATTCTTGGTCGCCGCACCAAAAATAATCCGGTCTTAATTGGTGAACCTGGTGTTGGAAAAACTGCAATCGCGGAGGGCTTGGCCCAACGGATTCAGCAGGGTGATATCCCAGACATTCTCGAAGACAAGCGAGTGTTGACTCTGGACATCGGCTTGTTGGTGGCAGGTACGAAGTACCGAGGTGAATTTGAGGAGCGCCTCAAAAAGATCATGGAGGAGATCAAATCCGCCGGAAATGTGATTTTGGTGATCGACGAAGTTCACACCTTGATTGGTGCAGGTGCCGCTGAGGGTGCCATCGACGCCGCCAACATCCTTAAGCCGGCACTCGCTCGAGGCGAATTGCAATGCATCGGTGCCACGACCCTCGATGAGTACAGAAAACATATCGAGCGTGATGCTGCCTTAGAGCGTCGTTTTCAGCCCGTCAATGTTGGCGAACCCTCCATCGACGACACCATCGAAATTCTGAGAGGCTTGCGTGAGCGCTACGAGCAACACCATCGCCTCAAGATCACTGATGAAGCGTTAGTGGCTGCAGCAACGCTTGGTGATCGCTACATCTCCGATCGTTTCCTCCCAGATAAAGCGATTGACCTTATTGATGAAGCGGGTTCCCGGGTTCGCTTAATGAATTCCAAACTTCCTCCTGAAGCAAAGGAAGTTGATAAGGAATTGCGCACCGTCCAAAAGGACAAAGAAGACGCTGTTCGCGATCAGGATTTTGCCAAAGCTGGCGAATTACGCGAAAAAGAAGTTGAGCTGCGTGAAAAAATCCGTGCGCTGATGCAAACCAGCCGTTCTTCCTCTGAGGAAGGGTCCTCCGATGAATCAGCCGTGTCGACTCCAGCTGTTGTCGACACCACTCCAATGGTGAGTGAAGAAGATATTGCTCACATTGTGGCGTCTTGGACTGGCGTTCCTGTTCAGAAACTCACGGAAAGTGAGTCTGTGAAGTTGCTCAATATGGAGGAAACCCTTCACCAACGCTTGATTGGACAAGATGAAGCCGTCAAGGCTGTTTCGAAGGCCATCCGACGGGCGCGCGTTGGTTTGAAAAATCCAAATCGTCCCATTGCGAGCTTCATTTTCTCGGGTCCAACTGGCGTTGGAAAAACAGAGCTCACCAAGGCGCTCGCGACTTACTTCTTCGGCAGTGAAGAAGCGATGATCCGTCTGGACATGTCGGAATTTATGGAGCGTCATACCGTCAGCAAGCTGATCGGTTCTCCTCCGGGATACGTCGGTTTCAACGAAGGTGGGCAACTCACCGAGGCTGTTCGTCGTCGTCCTTACACAGTTGTGTTGTTCGACGAAATTGAGAAAGCCCATCCCGATGTGTTCAATCTCTTGCTTCAGCTGCTTGAAGATGGCCGCCTGACCGATTCAAAAGGTCGCACTGTCGACTTCAAAAATACTTTGGTCATCATGACCTCGAACATAGGTTCGAAGGTGATTGAAAAAGGTGGTGGTGGTCTTGGTTTTGAATTCTCTGGTGAAAGTGCTGAAGATTCTCAATACACAAGGATTCGTTCCCTTGTGAATGAAGAACTCAAGCAATATTTCCGCCCTGAGTTCCTTAATCGCCTCGACGAGATCATTGTCTTCCGCCAACTCAATCGAGAGGAAGTCAAAGAGATCGCCGAAATCATGCTCAAAGAAGTGTTTGGCCGCATGGGAGAGAAAGGCATCACCCTTACGGTGTCGGATGCCTTCAAGGAGCGTTTGGTGGAAGAGGGTTACAACCCCGCCTATGGCGCACGTCCGCTTCGCCGCGCCGTGATGCGTCTGCTCGAAGACTCCCTAGCCGAGGAAGTTCTGACAGGTCGCATTAAAGACGGTGACCACGCAGAAGTTGACGTGGACGAGAACAAAAAGGTTGTTGTCCGCCACAAGGGCCGTGTTGACTCTCAACCTGAGTTGGCCGGTGCTGCCGTTTGA
- the rimI gene encoding ribosomal protein S18-alanine N-acetyltransferase has product MAVITLDPSWLADCLALDRCALQGLWTEDQWRRELEEPRRLCLGWTEDMSLLGVACGWLVADELHITVVAVDPSVRRRGHGKRLLSALLQRARQQGAIHATLEVANHNSAAIALYASGGFQSAGTRTKYYSDGSDALIQWCRISPSK; this is encoded by the coding sequence ATGGCCGTTATCACACTTGACCCATCGTGGTTGGCCGATTGCTTGGCCCTTGATCGCTGTGCTCTTCAGGGTCTTTGGACCGAAGACCAATGGCGCCGCGAATTGGAGGAGCCAAGACGCCTATGCCTTGGCTGGACTGAGGACATGTCGTTGTTAGGTGTGGCCTGTGGCTGGCTTGTCGCTGATGAATTGCATATCACGGTGGTTGCCGTCGATCCGTCCGTGAGGCGTCGGGGTCATGGCAAACGATTGTTGTCGGCTCTGTTGCAACGGGCACGGCAACAAGGTGCCATCCACGCCACTCTCGAAGTGGCCAATCACAATTCTGCTGCGATAGCCCTTTATGCAAGTGGCGGATTTCAATCCGCTGGCACTCGAACCAAGTACTACAGCGATGGAAGCGATGCCCTGATTCAGTGGTGTCGGATCAGTCCGTCGAAATAG
- the lysA gene encoding diaminopimelate decarboxylase, giving the protein MTQTITNARPYEADLDPESPNRNLTPLTTSLDGDDRLVVGDCLLSDLAQRYGTPLYVLDETTLRSTCRAYRDALKRHYPGPSLPIYASKANSSLVMSSLVASEGLGLDAVSAGELLTALRGGMPGNRMVLHGNNKSDEELLLAYNNNVTVVVDNQHDLDRLSALIPHDGAPVRLMLRFTPGIECHTHEYIRTGHLDSKFGFDPDQVEPVLRGLVGQSWAKLTGLHAHIGSQIFELEPHRDLAAVMADALKLARDLGHPVEDLNVGGGLGIRYVKSDDPPSIDRWVQVVAEAVIAACQARSLDLPRLMCEPGRSLVATAGVTLYTVGSRKTIPGVRTYVAIDGGMSDNPRPITYQSLYTCCVADRPLAETDETVNLVGKHCESGDVLLKDLPLPSTTSGDVIAVFATGAYNASMSSNYNRIPRPAAVLVHDGAAELVQKREQPDDLLRYDVLPQRFHKVR; this is encoded by the coding sequence GTGACCCAGACCATCACCAATGCAAGGCCCTATGAGGCGGATCTGGATCCGGAGAGTCCCAACCGAAATCTCACACCCTTAACAACCTCATTGGATGGCGACGATCGGCTCGTCGTGGGCGACTGTCTCTTAAGTGATCTCGCCCAGCGCTACGGCACTCCGTTGTACGTGCTTGATGAGACAACCCTGCGCAGCACTTGCCGTGCCTATCGGGATGCTTTGAAGCGTCACTATCCCGGGCCATCCCTACCGATTTATGCCTCAAAGGCCAACAGCTCACTTGTGATGAGCAGCTTGGTGGCGTCTGAAGGTCTCGGCCTTGATGCTGTGTCTGCCGGAGAATTACTCACTGCACTCCGGGGCGGAATGCCAGGCAATCGGATGGTGTTGCACGGCAACAACAAATCCGATGAAGAACTACTTCTTGCCTACAACAACAACGTGACCGTGGTGGTGGACAACCAGCACGACCTCGACCGCCTCTCAGCCCTCATTCCCCATGACGGCGCCCCCGTGCGGTTGATGCTGAGATTCACCCCTGGCATCGAATGCCACACGCACGAGTACATCCGCACGGGACACCTCGACAGCAAATTTGGCTTTGATCCCGACCAGGTGGAACCCGTCCTGCGCGGATTGGTTGGTCAGTCCTGGGCGAAATTGACGGGACTTCATGCCCACATCGGCTCACAAATTTTTGAACTCGAGCCCCACCGTGACCTTGCTGCGGTGATGGCCGACGCCCTCAAACTCGCCCGCGACCTCGGGCATCCCGTTGAAGATCTCAATGTGGGGGGCGGACTTGGCATCCGTTATGTCAAATCCGACGATCCACCAAGCATCGACCGCTGGGTGCAAGTGGTCGCAGAAGCCGTCATTGCCGCTTGCCAAGCACGGAGCCTCGACTTACCCCGACTGATGTGTGAACCGGGCCGATCCTTAGTTGCCACGGCGGGGGTGACCTTGTATACCGTTGGCTCAAGAAAAACGATTCCAGGCGTTCGCACCTACGTGGCCATTGATGGCGGCATGAGTGACAACCCACGGCCGATTACTTATCAATCGCTCTACACCTGCTGTGTTGCTGATCGTCCGTTGGCCGAAACGGATGAAACCGTGAATCTCGTCGGCAAACATTGTGAGTCGGGCGATGTCTTGCTCAAAGACCTCCCTCTTCCAAGCACCACAAGCGGAGATGTCATCGCCGTATTTGCCACCGGTGCCTACAACGCTTCGATGAGCTCGAACTACAACCGCATTCCACGACCAGCGGCCGTACTCGTCCATGACGGAGCTGCAGAACTGGTGCAGAAACGAGAGCAGCCGGATGATTTGCTGCGCTACGACGTGCTGCCGCAACGGTTCCACAAGGTACGTTAA
- the cdaA gene encoding diadenylate cyclase CdaA, which yields MDVFAEENLRIVLDVLFASAIGFLMLSRVREARTLWLLRGYLFLVATAWFVQRFANLPLTTQLVDALVLACSLSLAILWQGELRRLMELLGTGRLAVLLGNPQKEFKAAEGTIAQLTEAAGRLSQQRRGALIVVDLGSDLRPEDFLNPGVAIGAQLSRELLLNVFAADTPLHDGAVLVRGNRIESAGVILPLSRHSVSRYGTRHLAALGITERFDRCICIVVSEETGTLSLANQGKLERPITSSRLETLLRELFSNTEARQPARRTVGTSSSDSLT from the coding sequence TTGGACGTTTTCGCGGAGGAGAACCTGCGCATCGTCCTCGACGTTCTGTTTGCCTCTGCCATCGGTTTTTTAATGCTGTCCAGGGTTCGTGAGGCACGAACCCTGTGGTTGTTGCGGGGATATCTGTTTCTTGTCGCGACAGCCTGGTTTGTTCAGCGATTTGCCAACCTCCCCCTCACCACCCAATTGGTGGATGCGTTGGTGTTGGCCTGTTCCTTGTCTTTGGCCATCCTTTGGCAGGGCGAGTTGCGCCGCTTGATGGAACTCCTTGGAACTGGGCGGCTCGCTGTTTTGCTGGGTAATCCCCAAAAAGAATTCAAAGCGGCTGAAGGCACCATTGCCCAGCTCACTGAAGCCGCCGGACGGCTCTCTCAGCAGCGACGTGGCGCCCTAATCGTGGTGGATCTCGGCAGCGACCTGCGACCAGAAGATTTTCTCAATCCAGGTGTCGCCATTGGCGCCCAACTCAGCCGAGAATTGTTGTTGAACGTGTTTGCCGCAGACACACCTCTCCATGACGGAGCCGTGTTGGTCCGAGGCAATCGGATTGAATCAGCTGGAGTGATCCTTCCCTTATCGCGTCACAGCGTGAGTCGTTACGGCACAAGGCACCTCGCAGCCCTTGGAATTACGGAACGCTTCGATCGCTGCATTTGCATCGTTGTGTCCGAGGAAACCGGAACTCTCTCTTTGGCCAATCAGGGAAAACTCGAACGACCAATCACCAGCAGCCGCTTAGAGACGCTGCTAAGGGAACTGTTCAGCAATACCGAGGCACGACAGCCAGCGAGGCGTACCGTGGGTACCTCATCATCCGATTCGCTGACTTGA
- a CDS encoding isoprenyl transferase, producing the protein MSRTPATSTDLTASSLCPPELDSARLPAHVAVIMDGNGRWAKARGLPRVVGHQAGVEALKSTLRQCSDWGIGALTAYAFSTENWSRPGDEVNFLMTLFEGVLQKELRSLEEEQVRIRFLGDLDGLPEKLQHLIDKATERTAKNSGIHFNVCTNYGGRRELVRAAQRLAKQAASGTLDPEEIDENSFARELFTAGDQDPDLLIRTSGEYRISNFLLWQLAYAEIHVTDVFWPDFNADVLKQALLDYQGRNRRFGGLDPITT; encoded by the coding sequence TTGAGCCGAACCCCGGCCACGAGCACCGATCTCACCGCTTCGTCGCTCTGCCCGCCGGAGCTTGATTCAGCTCGGCTACCAGCTCATGTTGCTGTGATCATGGATGGCAATGGTCGTTGGGCCAAGGCCAGGGGATTGCCGAGGGTGGTTGGCCATCAAGCCGGGGTTGAGGCTCTTAAATCCACCCTGCGACAGTGCAGCGATTGGGGAATTGGAGCGCTTACTGCCTATGCCTTTTCAACGGAAAATTGGTCCCGTCCAGGGGATGAGGTGAATTTTCTGATGACCCTGTTCGAGGGGGTCTTGCAGAAAGAATTGCGGTCGTTGGAAGAAGAACAGGTGCGGATTCGCTTCCTTGGTGATCTCGATGGTCTTCCAGAGAAATTGCAGCACCTCATCGACAAAGCCACGGAACGAACAGCAAAGAACAGCGGTATTCATTTCAATGTTTGCACCAATTACGGAGGCCGCCGAGAGCTTGTACGCGCCGCCCAACGCCTCGCCAAACAAGCAGCCTCTGGAACGCTCGATCCAGAGGAAATCGATGAAAACAGCTTTGCGAGAGAGCTTTTCACCGCTGGAGATCAGGATCCAGACCTGCTGATCCGCACCAGCGGTGAGTACAGAATCAGCAACTTTTTGTTGTGGCAGTTGGCCTACGCAGAGATCCACGTCACGGATGTGTTTTGGCCCGATTTCAACGCAGATGTCCTGAAACAAGCTCTACTGGATTACCAAGGGCGCAACCGCCGCTTCGGTGGGCTTGATCCAATCACAACATGA
- the bioB gene encoding biotin synthase BioB, with product MTITTRHDWTTEEIQTLLELPLMDLLWQAQTVHRDANPGYRVQLASLLSVKTGGCEEDCSYCSQSIHNSSDVSGFEAQMRVEPVLERARAAKEAGADRFCMGWAWREIRDGAQFEAMLEMVRGVRGMGMEACVTAGMLTDDQAGRLAEAGLTAYNHNLDTSPEHYEKIISTRTYEDRLETLQRVRKAGVTLCSGGIIGMGETLRDRASMLQVLASMNPHPESVPVNGLVAVEGTPLEEQQPFEPLELVRMVATARILMPHARVRLSAGREQLSREAQILCLQAGADSIFYGDLLLTTGNPDVEADRRLLADAGVQANWQENASSLAIKAPAST from the coding sequence ATGACCATTACGACCCGTCACGACTGGACCACCGAAGAGATCCAAACGCTGCTGGAATTGCCTCTGATGGATTTGCTGTGGCAAGCACAAACCGTTCATCGGGACGCCAACCCTGGCTACCGCGTTCAACTGGCCTCCCTATTGAGCGTCAAAACCGGCGGATGCGAAGAGGATTGCTCCTACTGCTCGCAGTCGATCCACAACAGCAGCGATGTGTCTGGCTTCGAAGCTCAAATGCGTGTGGAGCCTGTGTTGGAGCGGGCCCGCGCCGCCAAGGAGGCTGGAGCAGACCGGTTCTGCATGGGATGGGCTTGGCGAGAAATTCGCGACGGCGCTCAGTTTGAAGCGATGTTGGAGATGGTGCGCGGTGTGCGGGGCATGGGCATGGAAGCCTGCGTGACCGCAGGAATGCTCACGGACGATCAGGCCGGACGGCTCGCCGAAGCAGGCCTCACCGCCTACAACCACAACCTCGATACAAGCCCAGAGCACTACGAAAAGATCATTTCTACGCGGACCTATGAAGACCGCTTAGAGACGCTTCAACGGGTGCGTAAGGCGGGCGTGACGCTCTGCAGCGGTGGAATCATCGGTATGGGAGAAACCCTCCGGGATCGAGCCTCGATGCTGCAGGTATTGGCGAGCATGAACCCCCATCCAGAAAGTGTTCCGGTGAATGGGCTAGTTGCCGTGGAAGGAACGCCCCTCGAGGAGCAACAACCTTTTGAACCGCTCGAATTGGTTCGCATGGTGGCCACCGCGCGAATCTTGATGCCGCACGCCCGAGTTCGCTTGAGTGCTGGACGCGAGCAGTTGAGTCGGGAAGCGCAAATTCTCTGCTTGCAAGCGGGGGCCGATTCAATTTTTTACGGCGACCTCTTGCTCACCACAGGAAACCCCGATGTGGAGGCCGATCGTCGATTGTTGGCCGATGCCGGAGTCCAAGCCAACTGGCAAGAAAACGCCAGTTCCTTGGCAATCAAGGCTCCCGCATCAACCTGA